Proteins encoded together in one Streptomyces sp. NBC_01216 window:
- a CDS encoding DUF6879 family protein has protein sequence MATARGVVVRRLRIVSEPISDYVRYECDRTFTNIAAGELVRWLPRRQTTDLAVPGTDFWLFDGGQALFHHFTGNGQFDQDGREYTDEPERVKLCAVAFEAAWQRAVPHEEYRPR, from the coding sequence GTGGCGACGGCCCGAGGGGTCGTGGTCCGGCGGCTTCGGATCGTGTCGGAGCCGATCAGCGACTACGTGCGGTACGAGTGCGACCGCACCTTCACGAACATCGCGGCGGGTGAACTGGTCCGGTGGCTGCCACGGCGGCAGACCACGGACTTGGCCGTGCCGGGTACTGACTTCTGGCTGTTCGACGGTGGGCAAGCGCTGTTCCACCACTTCACCGGGAACGGGCAGTTCGACCAGGACGGGCGGGAGTACACGGACGAGCCCGAGCGGGTGAAGCTGTGCGCCGTCGCATTCGAAGCGGCCTGGCAACGGGCCGTTCCACACGAGGAGTACCGACCGCGCTGA